One genomic segment of Ricinus communis isolate WT05 ecotype wild-type chromosome 3, ASM1957865v1, whole genome shotgun sequence includes these proteins:
- the LOC8278047 gene encoding thaumatin-like protein, giving the protein MVIVLRSLLTLMLSTLIFSHISEVSSTTITLYNKCTHPVWPGIQPSAGKPLLARGGFKLPPNKAYSLKLPPLWSGRFWGRHGCSFDGSGRGRCATGDCGGALFCNGIGGTPPATLAEITLGNDQDFYDVSLVDGYNLAMSITPFKGSGKCSYAGCVSDLNLMCPVGLQVRSKDNRRVVACKSACSAFNSPRYCCTGKFGNPQSCKPTAYSKIFKAACPKAYSYAYDDPTSIATCTRGNYLVTFCPHHR; this is encoded by the exons ATGGTGATAGTGCTGAGATCTCTTCTCACTCTCATGCTCTCCACTCTCATTTTCTCACACATTTCAG AGGTTTCATCAACAACTATAACACTATACAACAAATGCACACATCCAGTATGGCCAGGGATCCAACCAAGTGCAGGAAAGCCACTCTTAGCTCGTGGTGGCTTTAAGCTGCCACCCAACAAGGCCTACTCACTCAAGCTCCCACCCCTTTGGTCCGGTCGTTTCTGGGGTCGACATGGTTGCTCATTCGACGGATCTGGCCGCGGGCGTTGTGCTACAGGGGACTGCGGCGGTGCCCTTTTCTGTAATGGAATTGGGGGTACACCACCAGCTACATTGGCAGAAATAACTCTAGGAAATGACCAAGATTTCTATGATGTTAGCCTTGTGGACGGTTACAATCTTGCAATGTCCATTACCCCATTTAAAGGGTCAGGTAAATGTAGCTATGCAGGTTGTGTTAGTGACTTAAACTTGATGTGTCCAGTTGGGTTACAGGTGAGGTCCAAAGATAATAGAAGAGTGGTGGCTTGTAAAAGTGCCTGTTCTGCTTTCAATTCCCCAAGATATTGCTGTACAGGGAAGTTTGGGAATCCTCAATCCTGCAAGCCAACAGCTTATTCAAAGATATTCAAGGCAGCTTGTCCTAAAGCTTACTCTTACGCTTATGATGACCCAACCAGCATTGCTACTTGTACTCGTGGTAACTATTTGGTCACTTTCTGCCCTCATCACCGTTGA